AACTATTATGATGATGTTGGTATGTGTTCCATTCACTGTTTTGTCCTGTAGAAACTGCATCATCTTTTTGTGCTCTCCTTTCCATATGATTTTCTTGACTAGTCAATTCTGATACCTTTTAAGCTGTTACTAAATTCCTTTTCCTATGTTGCTACGATATCATTCAGGGCATGAAGATGCTCACCTGATATGTGCTGCTGATAAGAAGCTAAAAGGTGTTCTGGTTGCACATGAAGGGCAGATGGCTAATGCGTGTAGCAGCCAAGCAATTGTAAGTTGCAGAGATTTTTCCACCAAATTTGAGGTACCATTGTTCAGCTCTGCACAAGGGAAATTATCATTCTCGTTCAACTCTTCCTTGGCAAATGGTTCTGATTTTCACATGCCTGACGTTGAATCAATATGCAAGGCAATGGAGGCTAGATGCCTCAGGACATACAAGATTCTAGAACCTAATTTCTCTTTCATGAAACTTTTGGATGATGTTTGCCAGTGTATTCTTGATTTGGGTTCTGGATCCAATGAGGCTAGAGAGAGAAGCAGTATACAAATGCTTCCTGTGCCTTCATTGCAGTCAGATCAAAATAGTTCCTCTCACATGCCTCTTAGTAATCTCATGAGGCTTGGTGGTAATGCTGCTTTTTCTGGACGTCGCCTGAACAATTCTAGCAATATGCAGGTTATTCAGAATCAGTTACCTACTAGTGTCAAGAGACAATATCATGATGTCAATGATATAacaaaaggtgaagaaagtgtGAGCATTCCAATAGTCAGTGGAGTTGAAGATGGGGTTCTTCCCCCTCCATTCTACTATATACCGCACAATACCAACTTTCAAGATGCTTATGTCAACATCTCATTTGCTAGAATTGGAGATGAAAACTGTTGTTCTGATTGTTTTGGAGATTGTTTAGCAGAGCCACTTCCTTGTGCATGTGCAACAGAAACTGGAGGAGAGTTTGCTTATACAAGAGATGGCCTGCTTAAGGAAGAATTTCTTGATGTTCTTATCTCAATGCGCCGAGAACCACTTAAGCATCCCCACTTCTACTGCACCATTTGTCCTATTGAACGAATGAAGATGGAAGTAAACTCAGTGAAACCTGATGCTTGTAAAGGGCATATTATTAAGAAATTTATCAAGGAATGCTGGAGAAAATGTGGCTGCAGCAGAAATTGCGGAAACCGTGTCGTTCAGCGAGGCATTACTCGGAATCTGCAGGCAAGTGAAGTAACTTAGTACCAATCAAGGTCATGACATTACCATTTTATGCTAGTATAGATAAAATTAACATTAATTAGTGCAACTGCTAAATATGATGGACATACATGGCCCTTGCAGGGAACCAAATTGTAGCATCTTTTTGTTACCTGAGCAGCATCAAATGCCTTTAGTAACAAATATACAGTGGAACCAGATATAAATTAAATTGAGATGATATTTAAGAGATTTTGCTAACACCTTTTGCCTTTGAGTGCTACATTCTATGTTTACTCATTCACAGCAGCTAACTACAACTCACATACACATCTTTATAATCTTTTATGTTATGTATCATCATTTCAGGTGTTCATGACCCCTGGAAAAAAGGGATGGGGCCTGCGCCCTTCTGAAAAACTCCCTCAAGGTGCCTTTGTTTGTGAGTATGTTGGTGAAATATTGACAAACACTGAGCTATATGAGCGAAATAACCAAATTACTGGTAAAGCTAAGCATACATATCCTGTGACACTGGATGCTGACTGGGGCACAGAAGGCGTTCTGAAGGATGAAGAAGCCCTTTGTCTAGATGCCACCTTTTATGGGAATGTGGCGAGGTTTATAAACCATAGGTAATATTTAATTTTGATTCAAACTAAGTGTTCTTTTATCTGAAACACATTATGTTTCTCATGAAGTTCTCTATGTTTCCTGAATTGGTTGGTTCAATGTGCTGGTAAGAGACTCTGTTTCTTCTTGTCTTTTTCATCTTTGTTTGTGCTAGCTATCAGCACTTGAGTCCCACTTTACACATTAAACTAATATAGAAGTTATTTGGAAACAGAGCTGATCTGTTGAATCAATGCTATCTATATGCTGACTTGGCATACTATTGTATGCTGCAGGTGCTTTGATGGTAACATCATTGATATTCCTGTTGAGATTGAGACGCCTGACCACCACTACTATCATGTATGTGCAATTCGACCTTGATACCAACATTATAACTTAAATCTATGACCTTATAACCTTATTTTTCTTGCTCTTGTTTACTCAGGTGGCGTTCTTCACAACTAGGGAAGTAGATGCTTTCGAAGAGCTGACATGGGTAGGTAACATTTCCTGCAATTATCTTTATTGAACTTCCGTTGCACAGTACCAAGCATGGGATATGGAATGGCCATCTTTCAGTGGGAGTGACCAATTCTTCTATCGAGGATGAATTTGGCTTCATCTTGTTGTATTAGGGGCCTTATGCTGGCCACTTCATTACTGGTCAGACAGACGATTAATGCATATGTTTACCATACCATAGCTGCTGTTCTTTTTGGTGGGATGTTCTTAAAAGAAAATGTTTGGTAGAATCTTGTTGCCTAGATCATGGCTTCCTTTCAGTCATCTACCAAAATAGTAATTCAGCGGGGGCTTCCCCCGCTGTCAGTTTTTTTAAAATGCAATAATTTAAGCACATTCCAATCACAGGACTATGGAATTGATTTTGATGATGTCAACCATCCTGTTAAGGCATTCAAATGCTACTGTGGAAGCAAGTTTTGTCGGGACAAAAGTCGCATCTCAAGTAAGTATCTGAAGGTTTCTAACAATTTAATGTGCTTTTAGGGTGTGTTACAGACCCTTCAACCTGTAACATTGTTTTGTATTGGGGATCTTTAccccctttttttcttcttcttaatatattgatgcgcagctctcctgcgcattcgagaaaaaaaaacagtcaGGACAGTAGCAATAAAAGGTTCGGTTAGTACAAACTGTGTTAGAATTCCAGTAAGAGGATATAAATGcttatttcttattttttagGCAAATACATTGTCTGTCTATGTGTGCAAACAATTTTCTCTGCAGGCAGATTACAGAATTAGTATGGTTTCAGGCACAGTATCAGGACCCTTCAATACATTTACTGTCTTGTCATTATCATTTTTTCTCTTCAGTCTTCACAAGCTTTTTCAGAGAAAATGAATCTAATTTGAACTACTAATATGATTATTTGTAGTGTTCGAATTAGATTTACAATCTATGTCAGTAAAATGTTCAAATTAGATTTAGCTTGCTACGTCGATTCATTAGGTTAAATATGTTATTTACTGGTGATATTTTGTCATTTAAATTATATTCGATCTAAGGCTACCCTGATTCATTAGATTTAAATGTGTTATCTAAAAGGTTGATATGATGCCACAGGAGGATCTAAATCTAGAGCCATGGTTCTTCAGTGAGTAGAGACTCAAAGGCAGCAAGGAGTTATGCAGGGTCCTCTTCACGGTATAGTTGTAGACAGATGACGCCTTGCTCTCCATTTCAACAAAGATGAATTTAGGGTATATTAGCTCCATCAGTCTAGGTTACTGATCTGGCAGTCGCTCAGGAAATGTTGATCCGGAAGTTTCTTTTGTGGTTAGTTTTTTATTCTTTTGTCTCATCAAGAGATAGATGTAAGCAATTCTGGAATGTGGAATTGTCTGAACTCTAGCCGTTTGGAGCATCCCTTTTTGGTGCAATATTTATCTCGTCTGCTTATTACGGAATGCTCGTGAGTTCCTTGCATGATTGGAAACCCGGTCTATGTTTTTGGGAAGTTTGGTTGGAAATGACGGTGGAAGGCGGGAGAGGAAAAGCAACTCACTAACGCAATTACGCAAATGATGCAGTCACGCAGAGGCAGAGCAACTCACGGCAGTTTCGATCGTATCTGTAACCCACCGTCGCCGCTCCTGAGTCCTGACTCCTGAGGCGATGCGAGTTCGGCCTCAGCCATCGCGGCTTCTATTtctggccgtgtttggatgaaagcattaaattttttccaaaaaaaacaaatgcatacatagagtactaaacgatttttatttgcgaaatcttttcacggatgagtgtaatttttcaacATAAAtttaatgagccaagttccatcatgattgactacagtgatgctacggAATCCGCacctaatcatcctctaatggtacagtcaaatgcctcattagttacaataactgctacagtaccatagttgtgaatgtaattttgtaattagattttatttaagactcctaattaatggtcaaagcaCTGAAAAGTTTTCCTAAAAACTTTTTCAGGGCCATCCAAATATTATTTAAGACtcctaattaatggtcaaagcaCTGAAAAGTTTTCCTAAAAACTTTTTCAGggccatccaaacacggcctctGAATGGATCAAAAACACACATGCACCAGCCGGGAATCGAACCCGGGTCTGTACCGTGGCAGGGTACTATTCTACCACTAGACCACTGGTGCTTGATGCAAGGGTTGCGACAAATACTTTTATGTAACATTCTCTTCCCTATTTCTGCCAGCCCCAAATCTCCGCTGATCCATCGAAATGGCCTCATCTTTTGGCGGATCACTGGAGCTTTCGTACAGATTTTTCCTGTGGAGTGACAGGGAACCAAGTTTGGTACGAATCGAACCCCACGTGGTCATGTGGACATTGTTTCTGAAACCTGAAACAACAGATTTTACCTCGGAAATTCAAGACCGCGTATCAAAACTCCCAGCCATTTTCAGCGAGAGAATTCTGAATTCTTCGGGAAATCTGAACGATCAATCTAAGTTTAAACTCAAGCATAAAAACCAAACCGATATTTCTTTATTATACAATCCCCACAATCATACATCAACTTCGCACACTGGCATCATACAAACATGTAGTTATAGTAAGCTATTGGAATCAAGGTCGGCATTCATATTGTTCCCCTCTTATCTTCGAGATCATAGTTGGCCCTTATACCAGGCAGAATTTGTCCTACTCCTACTAAACTTTGAGATATAGTTTTCCAGCATCGTCAAGTGCCATCTAGAGTTGCATGCGTCACCCAGTTACAGAATCCATGCTCCGAAAGCTCTCAAGCTTTAGTCAGAGGAACGAACCCGTGGCTTATAGCAGCTGACCATGCTTTCTCAGCGTCCATCATGGCATCCCCACACTCGTGCATGGTCCATCCTTCCAGGGCGTGAAGTATTCCAGCGATGCGCCAAGCACTCATCACCTTTCTTGGCAGCCAATTCTGTTAGATGAAGCAAACAGAGAGTAATCAGAAGAAATTCAGTTTGTCAGATATCTCTATTTTTATTTGCtcaaatttgataaagctgATAGCAGCATAGTGTTTAGCTCTTTTTAGAACTCTTTTTATTATCTTTCTTACCTCGCAGGCATGGATATTCTGCATGGTTTCTGGGATTTTCATTGCTGGGGTGCTCAAGTAAGTGCAATCCTTGCGAATTTTTTTGATGGGGAACTGTGAGATAGGGATGAATATAGTTCCTTGTGGTGCCATCTTCTGTTCTTTGTCATCAATGCTGTCCACTAGCCAAATCTGTGGCAGTTTAAGCAGTCACCATCAGTATAACTGATTTCCATGACAAAAGTATTTTCTCTGTTTAGTCCTAGAAAAATCCATTAAGGTAATGTGCTTCCTGTCCTACTTGATAGGCTCCAACCAACAGTTATTTCTACTATGACTATCTGTCATTCCGTATTAACATTTCATGCCAAAAGGCTAAGTTAAATACTTCCAATTTTTTACTTACTATTTTTACTTCAACATGGTTTAGAGAGTCCATATTGTGTTGGTTACATGGATATGCTTACTCACATTGTCTCAATTCTGTCCATTAACATTCTTATGAAGGAGCATATCAAATTTAATCGGATGGTTAACTGTGTTGATGCTTGTTAGGGAAATCctatttttttaatgaaacTTTTACCTGAGGCATGTGGTTGCTGGAGTTTTTCAAATAGCTTGCTCTGCTATCTGCAATCTGTGACTTAAGCATATCATATTCCTTCTTTGGATTCATGATTACCTGGTCCAAATAAATATAGCAACATTTTCAGAAAATTCTGTGAAACTATAATTAAGCAGATACAGTGCAACAAGATTTGCAGGATGATATAAACATACCTTCACGCCTTTCTCACACAATGCAGAAGCTGTGGCACAGGCTATCTTAGAAGGGCCTGCCTGAAGAAAAACTTGCTTTGCGTCATGAGGAATGCTTTTGAGCACCACTGCGGTTGCTAAGCCACTTCCGTCCACAAGGCGAACTCTTAATTTCGGATACTTTTGTCTGAATAATTCACCACCACCATTGAGTTGCTTCGCCTGTACCCAGAAGTTATAAGAAAATGCCATACTACAGTTAGCTTCTTCTCATATAGTTTCAAGTTTCAACCAGAATTAAAGAAGTAATAATTGCTTGCCTGATTTAATAATCCTAGGCTGAGAACTTTAACGCCTCTTGCATCAGCATCTAGTATTGCCTTTTCAATCAAGTCGTTGATCGATTCTCTCTCCCAGTTCAGGCCATACTGCAGAAAGGAAACAGTTATCAGTAGCTTGCAAACCATCAGATAAATGCTTGTGCAGAAGAGAAGTGGGTTACTTGAAAGTTGTATCTTGGTATGGCCCATGTTTGCATCGTCAGCTTCTTTAGCTTGATCCTCTCAACCACAAACGCAGAGGACCCATAAACCCACGCAAACACCATTGACAGCCATGCCAAGGGCCACAGCGTCCACATGTACCACATAGACCTGTTAGATGGTTTGGACGCGATGGAGGCGAATCCGATCCGTAAATGGTAGGCCGACTGCAAGTCGGTCATGTGCGTGAGATGAACAAGGTCCGGCGTTTCCTCTGTCCCCCTGAGCGAGCTCTGATACAGCTGGTCGGATGACTTGTCCATGGTGTTGTAAATGTAGTCGTAGAACGGCATGAATAGCGAGTAGTTCGTGCGGAACTGCGTGTGGTGCAGGGAATGAAACCtgcaggagagagagagcagcATTCAGAAAATTGTGGTTTCTTCAGGAGATGAGGTTGGTAATGTCGTTCGATTCGTGATGCAGGATTGCACTTACGACGGCGTGTACATGAGGTACTTGAGGGGAGGGAAGAGCTGGAACACCCACTTGGGCACCAGCTCGAAGTTGCAGTGCCCCATGTTGTTCATGAAGTCGATGTAGGCGATGTAGAGGACAAAGCCCAGGACGGAGGCGTTCCCCATGTAAACCGTCGTCAGCATGGGGATCGCAAACAGGAAGTAGTAGACCATGTGCTCAGCAAAGGGATGGATCACCGCTGCGTCATTTATGTGCATTAGTAGAAATCAAGAGCAAGTGTCTCCTAGCAGGATAAAACTGTCTACCTACATGCCTGATTGCCTGCTACAACTACAGCAAGtaaacatgaacaacacctccCTCTAATAAATCTATGATCTTTCTCTAGCACAAACATCTATTTTTACCGTTACTTTTTACCCTATACTTTACTATATTAAAAATTCCTTCCAATCCTTGTATATATTCTACATGTTTGTAATTTACCGACGAGTGGTAAAAATCCGGCAAGTCCCATCGCTGACATCCTGAAACACTGCACGGCCGCATGAGCGGTCGCTTTCCCTGAGCAGTTGAGGCCCTCcagtgcaaaaaaattttgcgtcgtaatcttactaatttgaagtactaaattaagtctatttataaaact
This window of the Panicum virgatum strain AP13 chromosome 1K, P.virgatum_v5, whole genome shotgun sequence genome carries:
- the LOC120709010 gene encoding very-long-chain aldehyde decarbonylase GL1-4-like; protein product: MATRPGPLTEWPWQRLGNFKYVVMAPVVVHGARRVAGGGWGDIDLAFALILPSLLLRMAHNQIWISAARYQTARSKHRIVDRGIEFDQVDRERGWDDQIILNGLFFYVGYLLIPSARHLPAWRADGAAAMALLHAGPVEFLYYWFHRALHHHFLYSRYHSHHHSSIVTEPITSVIHPFAEHMVYYFLFAIPMLTTVYMGNASVLGFVLYIAYIDFMNNMGHCNFELVPKWVFQLFPPLKYLMYTPSFHSLHHTQFRTNYSLFMPFYDYIYNTMDKSSDQLYQSSLRGTEETPDLVHLTHMTDLQSAYHLRIGFASIASKPSNRSMWYMWTLWPLAWLSMVFAWVYGSSAFVVERIKLKKLTMQTWAIPRYNFQYGLNWERESINDLIEKAILDADARGVKVLSLGLLNQAKQLNGGGELFRQKYPKLRVRLVDGSGLATAVVLKSIPHDAKQVFLQAGPSKIACATASALCEKGVKVIMNPKKEYDMLKSQIADSRASYLKNSSNHMPQIWLVDSIDDKEQKMAPQGTIFIPISQFPIKKIRKDCTYLSTPAMKIPETMQNIHACENWLPRKVMSAWRIAGILHALEGWTMHECGDAMMDAEKAWSAAISHGFVPLTKA
- the LOC120709001 gene encoding histone-lysine N-methyltransferase SUVR4-like isoform X2 → MAAPNALEERFNDAVRSMTSIGYRKETVERILKKLLTVYGHNWVHIEADNYTTLVNALCDADDKNPKEGQKKRAEKKNLDSDHHNKKIKIREHGQKPKLIHGNGERESTEVPRQQKAEATKTQLQKQSSQIVMKEPKVEMGLAGTITVGESSSYVLKSQEYLTSETPLAVMYPKVLQPSSHNGHEDAHLICAADKKLKGVLVAHEGQMANACSSQAIVSCRDFSTKFEVPLFSSAQGKLSFSFNSSLANGSDFHMPDVESICKAMEARCLRTYKILEPNFSFMKLLDDVCQCILDLGSGSNEARERSSIQMLPVPSLQSDQNSSSHMPLSNLMRLGGNAAFSGRRLNNSSNMQVIQNQLPTSVKRQYHDVNDITKGEESVSIPIVSGVEDGVLPPPFYYIPHNTNFQDAYVNISFARIGDENCCSDCFGDCLAEPLPCACATETGGEFAYTRDGLLKEEFLDVLISMRREPLKHPHFYCTICPIERMKMEVNSVKPDACKGHIIKKFIKECWRKCGCSRNCGNRVVQRGITRNLQVFMTPGKKGWGLRPSEKLPQGAFVCEYVGEILTNTELYERNNQITGKAKHTYPVTLDADWGTEGVLKDEEALCLDATFYGNVARFINHRCFDGNIIDIPVEIETPDHHYYHVAFFTTREVDAFEELTWDYGIDFDDVNHPVKAFKCYCGSKFCRDKSRISRGSKSRAMVLQ
- the LOC120709001 gene encoding histone-lysine N-methyltransferase SUVR4-like isoform X1, which produces MAAPNALEERFNDAVRSMTSIGYRKETVERILKKLLTVYGHNWVHIEADNYTTLVNALCDADDKNPKQEGQKKRAEKKNLDSDHHNKKIKIREHGQKPKLIHGNGERESTEVPRQQKAEATKTQLQKQSSQIVMKEPKVEMGLAGTITVGESSSYVLKSQEYLTSETPLAVMYPKVLQPSSHNGHEDAHLICAADKKLKGVLVAHEGQMANACSSQAIVSCRDFSTKFEVPLFSSAQGKLSFSFNSSLANGSDFHMPDVESICKAMEARCLRTYKILEPNFSFMKLLDDVCQCILDLGSGSNEARERSSIQMLPVPSLQSDQNSSSHMPLSNLMRLGGNAAFSGRRLNNSSNMQVIQNQLPTSVKRQYHDVNDITKGEESVSIPIVSGVEDGVLPPPFYYIPHNTNFQDAYVNISFARIGDENCCSDCFGDCLAEPLPCACATETGGEFAYTRDGLLKEEFLDVLISMRREPLKHPHFYCTICPIERMKMEVNSVKPDACKGHIIKKFIKECWRKCGCSRNCGNRVVQRGITRNLQVFMTPGKKGWGLRPSEKLPQGAFVCEYVGEILTNTELYERNNQITGKAKHTYPVTLDADWGTEGVLKDEEALCLDATFYGNVARFINHRCFDGNIIDIPVEIETPDHHYYHVAFFTTREVDAFEELTWDYGIDFDDVNHPVKAFKCYCGSKFCRDKSRISRGSKSRAMVLQ